In Brachypodium distachyon strain Bd21 chromosome 2, Brachypodium_distachyon_v3.0, whole genome shotgun sequence, one genomic interval encodes:
- the LOC100833074 gene encoding NADP-dependent malic enzyme, chloroplastic isoform X1: MAQHQQNLGMGLGPAAKLEEDGTEQGAARLDGSAGIDSEVRKSGHSLLRDPRHNKGLAFSEAERDAHYLRGLLPPVIASQELQEKKLMHNLRQYTVPLQRYIAMMDLQERNERLFYKLLIDNVEELLPVVYTPVVGEACQKFGSIYRRPQGLYISLKDKGKVLEVLKNWPERSIQVIVVTDGERILGLGDLGCQGMGIPVGKLSLYTALGGVRPSACLPITIDVGTNNETLLNDEYYIGLRQRRATGEEYHELLQEFMTAVKQNYGEKVLVQFEDFANHNAFDLLAKYSKSHLVFNDDIQGTASVVLAGLLASLKVVGGTLADHTYLFLGAGEAGTGIAELIALEMSKHTDTPVDDCRKKIWLVDSKGLLVESRKESLQHFKKPFAHEHEPMKTLLEAVQSIKPTVLIGTSGVGRTFTKEVIEAMASFNEKPVIFSLSNPTSHSECTAEEAYTWSKGTAVFASGSPFDPVEYEGKTYVPGQSNNAYVFPGFGLGVVISGAIRVHDDMLLAASEALAEQVSQENFDKGLIFPPFTNIRKISANIAAKVAAKAYDLGLASRLPRPDDLVKYAESCMYTPLYRSYR; this comes from the exons ATGGCACAACACCAACAGAACCTGGGAATGGGACTTGGCCCTGCTGCCAAGCTCGAGGAAGATGGCACAGAGCAAGGGGCGGCACGCCTGGATGGTTCGGCGGGGATTGACAGTGAAGTTCGCAAGAG CGGGCACTCGCTTCTTCGGGATCCCCGGCACAACAAGGGGCTGGCCTTCTCCGAGGCGGAGCGTGACGCGCACTACCTGCGGGGCCTGCTCCCTCCGGTCATCGCGTCCCAGGAGCTCcaggagaagaagctcatgCACAACCTACGCCAGTACACCGTGCCCCTGCAGCGCTACATCGCCATGATGGACCTCCAGGAGAGGAACGAGAGGCTCTTCTACAAGCTCCTCATCGACAACGTCGAGGAGCTGCTCCCCGTCGTCTACACGCCCGTCGTCGGCGAGGCCTGCCAGAAGTTCGGCAGCATCTACCGCCGTCCCCAGGGCCTCTATATCAGCCTTAAGGACAA GGGTAAGGTCCTTGAGGTGCTCAAGAACTGGCCTGAGAGGAGCATCCAGGTCATCGTCGTCACCGACGGCGAGCGCATCCTGGGGCTCGGAGATCTGGGTTGTCAG GGAATGGGGATTCCTGTTGGTAAACTGTCACTGTACACCGCCCTCGGAGGTGTTCGTCCATCAGCT TGCCTGCCGATCACGATCGATGTCGGCACCAACAATGAGACATTGCTCAACGATGAGTACTACATCGGACTCCGGCAACGGCGTGCCACAGGCGag GAATACCATGAGCTTCTTCAAGAGTTCATGACTGCCGTGAAGCAAAACTATGGCGAGAAAGTCCTCGTCCAGTTCGAAGACTTTGCCAACCACAATGCTTTCGACTTGCTTGCCAAGTACAGCAAGAGCCATCTCGTCTTCAACGACGACATCCAG GGTACTGCGTCAGTTGTCCTGGCAGGGCTCTTGGCATCGCTCAAGGTGGTCGGTGGAACTCTGGCAGACCACACCTACCTGTTCCTTGGTGCTGGAGAGGCCGGTACTGGCATTGCAGAGCTGATCGCCCTTGAGATGTCAAAACAT ACGGATACTCCGGTCGACGACTGCCGCAAGAAGATCTGGCTGGTGGACTCCAAG GGGCTGCTTGTGGAGTCGAGAAAGGAGTCTCTGCAGCACTTCAAGAAGCCATTCGCGCACGAGCATGAGCCGATGAAGACCCTGCTGGAGGCCGTCCAGTCCATCAAGCCAACTGTGCTGATCGGAACCTCTGGCGTCGGGAGAACCTTCACCAAAGAAGTGATCGAGGCCATGGCCTCGTTCAACGAG AAACCAGTCATCTTCTCCCTGTCCAACCCGACGTCGCACTCGGAATGCACAGCCGAGGAAGCTTACACTTGGTCCAAG GGTACCGCGGTGTTCGCTAGCGGCAGCCCGTTCGACCCCGTGGAGTACGAGGGGAAGACGTACGTGCCCGGGCAGTCCAACAACGCCTACGTGTTCCCGGGATTCGGCCTCGGCGTCGTCATCTCCGGCGCCATCCGCGTCCACGACGAcatgctcctcgccgcct CGGAGGCGCTGGCGGAGCAGGTGAGCCAGGAGAACTTCGACAAGGGGCTCATCTTCCCGCCCTTCACCAACATCCGCAAGATCTCCGCCAACATCGCCGCCAAGGTGGCCGCCAAAGCCTACGACCTCGGTTTGGCGAGCCGGCTGCCGCGGCCCGACGACCTGGTCAAGTACGCCGAGAGCTGCATGTACACCCCGCTCTACCGCAGCTACCGGTGA
- the LOC100833074 gene encoding NADP-dependent malic enzyme, chloroplastic isoform X2 — protein sequence MAGGGVEDAYGEDRATEEQLITPWSFSVASGHSLLRDPRHNKGLAFSEAERDAHYLRGLLPPVIASQELQEKKLMHNLRQYTVPLQRYIAMMDLQERNERLFYKLLIDNVEELLPVVYTPVVGEACQKFGSIYRRPQGLYISLKDKGKVLEVLKNWPERSIQVIVVTDGERILGLGDLGCQGMGIPVGKLSLYTALGGVRPSACLPITIDVGTNNETLLNDEYYIGLRQRRATGEEYHELLQEFMTAVKQNYGEKVLVQFEDFANHNAFDLLAKYSKSHLVFNDDIQGTASVVLAGLLASLKVVGGTLADHTYLFLGAGEAGTGIAELIALEMSKHTDTPVDDCRKKIWLVDSKGLLVESRKESLQHFKKPFAHEHEPMKTLLEAVQSIKPTVLIGTSGVGRTFTKEVIEAMASFNEKPVIFSLSNPTSHSECTAEEAYTWSKGTAVFASGSPFDPVEYEGKTYVPGQSNNAYVFPGFGLGVVISGAIRVHDDMLLAASEALAEQVSQENFDKGLIFPPFTNIRKISANIAAKVAAKAYDLGLASRLPRPDDLVKYAESCMYTPLYRSYR from the exons atggcgggcggcggcgttgaGGACGCGTACGGCGAGGACAGGGCCACCGAGGAGCAGCTCATCACGCCATGGTCATTCTCCGTCGCAAG CGGGCACTCGCTTCTTCGGGATCCCCGGCACAACAAGGGGCTGGCCTTCTCCGAGGCGGAGCGTGACGCGCACTACCTGCGGGGCCTGCTCCCTCCGGTCATCGCGTCCCAGGAGCTCcaggagaagaagctcatgCACAACCTACGCCAGTACACCGTGCCCCTGCAGCGCTACATCGCCATGATGGACCTCCAGGAGAGGAACGAGAGGCTCTTCTACAAGCTCCTCATCGACAACGTCGAGGAGCTGCTCCCCGTCGTCTACACGCCCGTCGTCGGCGAGGCCTGCCAGAAGTTCGGCAGCATCTACCGCCGTCCCCAGGGCCTCTATATCAGCCTTAAGGACAA GGGTAAGGTCCTTGAGGTGCTCAAGAACTGGCCTGAGAGGAGCATCCAGGTCATCGTCGTCACCGACGGCGAGCGCATCCTGGGGCTCGGAGATCTGGGTTGTCAG GGAATGGGGATTCCTGTTGGTAAACTGTCACTGTACACCGCCCTCGGAGGTGTTCGTCCATCAGCT TGCCTGCCGATCACGATCGATGTCGGCACCAACAATGAGACATTGCTCAACGATGAGTACTACATCGGACTCCGGCAACGGCGTGCCACAGGCGag GAATACCATGAGCTTCTTCAAGAGTTCATGACTGCCGTGAAGCAAAACTATGGCGAGAAAGTCCTCGTCCAGTTCGAAGACTTTGCCAACCACAATGCTTTCGACTTGCTTGCCAAGTACAGCAAGAGCCATCTCGTCTTCAACGACGACATCCAG GGTACTGCGTCAGTTGTCCTGGCAGGGCTCTTGGCATCGCTCAAGGTGGTCGGTGGAACTCTGGCAGACCACACCTACCTGTTCCTTGGTGCTGGAGAGGCCGGTACTGGCATTGCAGAGCTGATCGCCCTTGAGATGTCAAAACAT ACGGATACTCCGGTCGACGACTGCCGCAAGAAGATCTGGCTGGTGGACTCCAAG GGGCTGCTTGTGGAGTCGAGAAAGGAGTCTCTGCAGCACTTCAAGAAGCCATTCGCGCACGAGCATGAGCCGATGAAGACCCTGCTGGAGGCCGTCCAGTCCATCAAGCCAACTGTGCTGATCGGAACCTCTGGCGTCGGGAGAACCTTCACCAAAGAAGTGATCGAGGCCATGGCCTCGTTCAACGAG AAACCAGTCATCTTCTCCCTGTCCAACCCGACGTCGCACTCGGAATGCACAGCCGAGGAAGCTTACACTTGGTCCAAG GGTACCGCGGTGTTCGCTAGCGGCAGCCCGTTCGACCCCGTGGAGTACGAGGGGAAGACGTACGTGCCCGGGCAGTCCAACAACGCCTACGTGTTCCCGGGATTCGGCCTCGGCGTCGTCATCTCCGGCGCCATCCGCGTCCACGACGAcatgctcctcgccgcct CGGAGGCGCTGGCGGAGCAGGTGAGCCAGGAGAACTTCGACAAGGGGCTCATCTTCCCGCCCTTCACCAACATCCGCAAGATCTCCGCCAACATCGCCGCCAAGGTGGCCGCCAAAGCCTACGACCTCGGTTTGGCGAGCCGGCTGCCGCGGCCCGACGACCTGGTCAAGTACGCCGAGAGCTGCATGTACACCCCGCTCTACCGCAGCTACCGGTGA